The genomic interval GGATACGCTGGATTGGAGCCCTAAGTATTCTTGGGCAGACCATCGGTAAACAGCTGAATAAGTACAATTGAAAGAGGTCGACTCAATAGGTGCAAACCTAGCGAGGCGGCCTCTTTTTTTATTGGCAGCAGAAGAGTCTGATTATGGATTTGTTTCCATTATAGAAAGCGCTTTCTAAGAATGAAGGGAAAATAGTGATTTTCAGCTGAAAGAGGCTAATTTTTGACAACAAAAGAAAATATCATCTCATATTTGCCGGCGAATGTATGCGTTAACATTAAAAGTAGCAAGAGGAAGACAATACGTCATGAGAGGTGAGCAAGGGTGGGAAGCATTACGTTTAGCCATGTATATAAGCACTATAAAGGGGAGTCGCGTCCGGCGGTCAACGATTTCCACCTTTCCATTGAGGAGGGGGAATTCCTGGTGCTCGTCGGTCCTTCCGGCTGCGGCAAATCAACAACGCTCCGGATGCTGGCTGGCCTAGAGGAAATCACCGAAGGAGATTTGTACATCGATGAGAAGTTCGTAAATTATGTCTCGCCCAAGGACAGAGATATTGCGATGGTATTTCAGAACTACGCCCTATATCCAAATTTAACCGTTTACGAAAATATCGCGCTAGGACTCAAGCTTCGCAAGACGGCAAAGCACGATATCGAGCTAAGGGTCAACCGTGTGGCGAAAATTTTGGAAATATCGCATCTGCTGGAGCGCAAGCCAAGCCAGCTGTCAGGCGGTCAGAAGCAGCGTGTCGCACTTGGCCGAGCGATAGCAAGGGAGCCGCAAGTGTTCCTCATGGATGAACCGCTGTCGAATCTCGATGCGAAGCTGCGTGCTCAAACAAGGGCGGAGATTATTAAGCTACAGAGCGACCTCAAGCGGACGATGGTCTATGTGACGCATGATCAAGTCGAAGCGATGACAATGGGAACGCGGATTGTCGTTATGAAGGATGGCGTTATCCAGCAGGTTGCCCCGCCTCGCCAGCTTTATGATGAACCGACGAATTTGTTTGTCGCCGGATTTATCGGGTCGCCCCAAATGAATTTTATGGAGGGGAGCCTAGTCTTGGAGGATGGTCTTTATTATTTCGTTAATAAGCGAATAAAGCTGCTCGTTCCAGAACGTCATTATGCGCATTTTGCGGTAAAAAGCGGATCGCTTCGCAACTGTGTGATGGGCATTCGCCCAGAGCATGTATGGCTGAAGCGGGAAGTAGCAAACGCGGAGGAGGATGATTTCTTTCGATGCGTAGTAGAGATGACGGAAGTAACGGGAGCCGATTCGTACGTGTACGTGAAGGTAGGAGAGAAAACGCTCATTGGCAGAACGGAGCCAGAGATCGTTTATCACAAAGAGGAGAAG from Paenibacillus sp. FSL K6-3182 carries:
- the ugpC gene encoding sn-glycerol-3-phosphate ABC transporter ATP-binding protein UgpC, which translates into the protein MGSITFSHVYKHYKGESRPAVNDFHLSIEEGEFLVLVGPSGCGKSTTLRMLAGLEEITEGDLYIDEKFVNYVSPKDRDIAMVFQNYALYPNLTVYENIALGLKLRKTAKHDIELRVNRVAKILEISHLLERKPSQLSGGQKQRVALGRAIAREPQVFLMDEPLSNLDAKLRAQTRAEIIKLQSDLKRTMVYVTHDQVEAMTMGTRIVVMKDGVIQQVAPPRQLYDEPTNLFVAGFIGSPQMNFMEGSLVLEDGLYYFVNKRIKLLVPERHYAHFAVKSGSLRNCVMGIRPEHVWLKREVANAEEDDFFRCVVEMTEVTGADSYVYVKVGEKTLIGRTEPEIVYHKEEKLVANFNMSKVHFFDEETGVSLAAGGEDR